A region of Thermococcus barossii DNA encodes the following proteins:
- a CDS encoding creatininase family protein: MRIEELTWPEFEELKRRVDTVVLPVGSIEAHGRHLPLGTDVFAPLEIARRVEERLRGMGMEVLIAPPVWYGHTFVLDVYPGTINVGSDTLKAYVREILREFAAEGFKRIVLLNGHGGNHSPLLLAAEEVAGEFPGVEIWLINWWVDFREDILSICSSQGHAGQDETSVMLAIRPELVRMEEAKGERRTSRVRVIRKDIGRELFPDGVNDDPSLATAEKGEAILSVVSEKIARLIAGEK, translated from the coding sequence ATGCGGATTGAAGAGCTCACCTGGCCCGAGTTTGAGGAGCTGAAGAGGCGGGTTGACACGGTTGTCCTCCCCGTCGGGAGTATCGAGGCACACGGGAGACACCTGCCCCTGGGAACCGATGTTTTCGCCCCGCTTGAGATAGCCCGCAGGGTTGAAGAAAGGCTCAGGGGAATGGGAATGGAAGTTCTCATAGCTCCACCGGTGTGGTACGGGCACACCTTTGTCCTCGATGTGTACCCCGGAACCATAAACGTCGGCTCAGACACCCTGAAAGCCTACGTTCGGGAGATACTGCGTGAGTTCGCAGCCGAGGGCTTTAAGAGAATCGTCCTCCTCAACGGTCATGGCGGCAACCACTCCCCGCTTCTTCTAGCTGCGGAAGAGGTGGCGGGGGAGTTTCCTGGAGTGGAAATCTGGCTCATAAACTGGTGGGTGGACTTCAGGGAGGACATACTCAGCATATGCTCCAGCCAGGGACACGCGGGCCAGGACGAAACGTCGGTGATGCTGGCCATAAGGCCCGAGCTCGTGAGGATGGAGGAGGCCAAAGGGGAGAGGAGAACATCGAGGGTGAGGGTAATCAGGAAGGACATCGGAAGGGAGCTGTTCCCGGACGGAGTGAACGACGACCCGTCCCTTGCGACTGCCGAGAAAGGTGAGGCAATTCTGAGCGTTGTTAGCGAAAAGATAGCCCGACTCATAGCGGGGGAGAAGTAA
- a CDS encoding pyruvoyl-dependent arginine decarboxylase: MSWTTPKRAFIGAASAEGGTKLNAFDNALLKLGIGNVNLVKLSSVIPAHIEWIDEVHDVPIGMLLPTVYAHIESDEPGMTISAALGIGISENNEGGLIYEYAGYCTKEEAEEMVRKMVEEGFAMRGWKLAEFKVASASITVGEKPAAAIAAVVMFPY, from the coding sequence ATGAGCTGGACAACCCCAAAGAGGGCCTTTATAGGAGCTGCCTCCGCGGAGGGAGGTACTAAGCTCAACGCCTTTGATAACGCACTCCTCAAGCTCGGCATAGGCAACGTAAACCTCGTCAAGCTGAGCAGCGTCATACCAGCCCACATTGAGTGGATTGACGAGGTACACGACGTCCCCATAGGGATGCTCCTGCCCACTGTCTATGCCCATATCGAGAGCGACGAGCCGGGGATGACAATAAGCGCGGCCCTTGGAATAGGCATCAGCGAGAACAACGAGGGCGGCCTCATCTATGAGTACGCCGGATACTGCACCAAGGAGGAGGCCGAGGAAATGGTCAGGAAGATGGTCGAGGAAGGCTTCGCCATGCGCGGCTGGAAGCTGGCCGAGTTCAAGGTTGCCAGCGCGAGCATAACGGTCGGAGAGAAACCCGCCGCGGCCATAGCCGCTGTCGTGATGTTCCCCTACTGA
- a CDS encoding cation:proton antiporter subunit C encodes MISPEQAGVVIMLIGIYGLMAKREPVKLVLSINLVSLGLVLFFIGLAYAPGKDVPIMPTDPVDPLPATLMLTTLVVDVAITSLALAIIIRIGRDGS; translated from the coding sequence GTGATTAGCCCGGAGCAGGCGGGAGTTGTCATAATGCTCATTGGAATATACGGCCTGATGGCAAAGAGGGAGCCGGTGAAGCTGGTGCTCTCCATAAACCTCGTCTCCCTGGGCCTGGTGCTCTTCTTCATCGGGCTGGCCTACGCCCCTGGAAAGGACGTCCCGATAATGCCGACCGACCCAGTTGACCCCCTGCCTGCGACGCTGATGCTCACGACCCTCGTCGTTGACGTGGCCATAACATCGCTCGCCCTGGCGATAATAATCCGAATAGGGAGGGACGGCTCGTGA
- the speE gene encoding polyamine aminopropyltransferase, with product MGFNEKERAFIEWYPRGYGVGFKVKERLFETQTKYQRLELYETEGFGKLLVLDGTVQLVEVGEESYHEPLVHPVMLAHPNPRRVLIIGGGDGGTLREVLRHDTVERATMVEIDEMVIEVSKIYMNVARGAFEDPRTELIVGDGVEYLRETDESFDVIIVDSTDPVGPAKLLFSEEFYRSAYEKLNEKGLYITQAGSVYLFTNELLDAYRAMKRVFDRVYYFSFPVIGYASPWSFLVGVKGEIDFMKVDLERAKKLDLYYYDPERHETLFQMPKYVRDLLERA from the coding sequence ATGGGATTCAACGAGAAGGAGAGAGCGTTTATAGAATGGTATCCTCGCGGTTACGGGGTTGGATTCAAGGTTAAGGAGAGGCTCTTTGAAACCCAAACAAAGTATCAGAGGCTTGAACTGTACGAAACCGAAGGGTTCGGCAAGCTCCTCGTTCTCGACGGGACTGTCCAGCTGGTCGAGGTCGGCGAGGAGAGCTATCACGAACCGCTGGTTCATCCCGTCATGCTCGCCCATCCGAATCCCAGAAGGGTGCTCATCATCGGGGGCGGCGACGGTGGAACCCTCAGGGAGGTTCTGCGACACGACACCGTTGAAAGGGCCACGATGGTCGAAATAGACGAGATGGTCATAGAGGTGTCGAAGATATACATGAACGTCGCCAGGGGGGCCTTCGAAGATCCGAGGACAGAGCTCATCGTCGGTGACGGGGTGGAGTATCTGAGGGAAACCGATGAAAGCTTCGACGTCATAATAGTGGACTCCACCGACCCGGTTGGACCTGCAAAGCTTCTTTTCAGCGAGGAGTTCTACCGCTCGGCCTACGAAAAGCTGAACGAGAAAGGGCTCTACATCACCCAGGCGGGGAGCGTTTACCTCTTCACCAACGAGCTCCTCGATGCTTACAGGGCGATGAAGAGGGTCTTCGACAGGGTTTACTACTTCAGCTTCCCGGTGATAGGCTACGCCTCGCCCTGGAGCTTTCTGGTGGGTGTCAAAGGGGAAATTGACTTCATGAAGGTGGACCTGGAGAGGGCCAAAAAGCTCGACCTCTACTACTATGACCCGGAGAGGCACGAGACGCTCTTCCAGATGCCGAAGTACGTCAGGGACCTCCTTGAGAGGGCCTGA
- a CDS encoding ACT domain-containing protein, with translation MRHYEIVRIRENGRVELPMDYAYELGMVEGAYFLLEIDTDLNEVHMERIALPGKKLVEVELVVEDRPGVLARISGLFGKHGANILFSESEELSSIGLAGIVAVIDVSGMSGTLEELREELEALDVVREVVLRPLE, from the coding sequence ATGAGGCACTACGAGATAGTCCGGATACGTGAGAACGGCAGGGTTGAGCTTCCCATGGACTATGCCTACGAGCTGGGGATGGTGGAGGGAGCGTATTTCCTTCTTGAGATAGACACCGACCTCAACGAGGTTCACATGGAGCGGATAGCGCTTCCAGGAAAGAAGCTTGTGGAGGTCGAGCTGGTCGTTGAGGACAGACCCGGTGTGCTGGCGAGGATAAGCGGACTCTTCGGAAAACACGGGGCCAACATACTCTTCAGCGAGTCGGAGGAGCTATCCTCCATCGGCCTGGCCGGCATAGTCGCGGTCATAGACGTGAGCGGGATGAGCGGCACCCTCGAAGAACTCCGGGAGGAGCTGGAGGCACTGGACGTTGTGAGGGAGGTCGTCCTAAGGCCGCTGGAGTAG
- a CDS encoding cation:proton antiporter, with protein sequence MEIIGYVFVIIAFARLLAEGFERLGYPGFLGEITAGMILSAVLVEMPRDQMLLMAELGLFFLMISAGLEVTPEELHYAGKKTLPLYVVTYATMLLVTLPFTGWQLNSDAFIVAAIISTASAPIVLRLKRFFGEDFIHVALSYAVISEIMSLFIVYVMVRIHENPGNYTPVVESLVKDAVFIGILMYINYIIGIRHKVRIIRFLRRLKSDEAVFGLFMVLSTSLAFISDEIGLHFSIGGFMAGLMMHSDLVGTKQYDRLTTIVSGVTYGIFAPIFFAWRGLNFETELSFVVIEFFLLVYAVRLVLSSLIVRHNDVPTSVVRGAGIASFGVLGLLVGEIGFVSGVLSQHMYAMASLASVLGIFTSATLGRTINHYQSKGLKREA encoded by the coding sequence ATGGAAATCATCGGATACGTCTTCGTGATCATTGCATTCGCGAGGCTACTCGCTGAAGGCTTTGAGAGGCTTGGCTATCCGGGATTCCTCGGCGAGATAACCGCGGGAATGATACTCAGCGCCGTCCTCGTTGAGATGCCGCGGGACCAGATGCTCCTCATGGCGGAGCTCGGCCTTTTCTTCCTAATGATTTCGGCGGGCCTTGAGGTAACACCGGAGGAACTCCACTACGCAGGAAAGAAGACACTGCCCCTTTACGTAGTCACCTATGCGACCATGTTACTGGTCACGCTGCCCTTTACGGGGTGGCAGTTGAACTCCGATGCATTCATAGTGGCCGCGATAATATCAACGGCATCAGCCCCCATAGTTCTCCGCCTGAAACGCTTCTTCGGTGAGGACTTCATCCACGTTGCCCTCTCCTACGCGGTCATAAGCGAGATAATGAGCCTCTTCATAGTCTACGTAATGGTCAGGATACACGAGAACCCGGGAAACTACACGCCCGTTGTCGAAAGCCTGGTGAAGGATGCGGTTTTCATAGGCATCCTCATGTACATCAACTACATCATCGGAATAAGGCATAAGGTGAGGATAATACGCTTCCTCAGGAGGCTGAAGAGCGATGAGGCCGTCTTCGGTCTCTTTATGGTACTCTCAACGTCCCTGGCATTCATCAGCGATGAGATAGGCTTACATTTCAGTATCGGAGGATTTATGGCAGGTCTAATGATGCACAGCGATCTCGTCGGAACTAAGCAGTACGACAGACTGACCACCATCGTGAGCGGCGTTACCTACGGAATCTTCGCCCCGATATTCTTCGCTTGGCGCGGGCTGAACTTCGAGACCGAGCTCTCCTTCGTGGTCATTGAGTTCTTCCTCCTGGTTTACGCGGTCAGGCTGGTGCTCTCGTCCCTCATAGTCAGGCACAACGATGTCCCCACCTCCGTCGTGAGGGGAGCAGGGATAGCCAGCTTCGGTGTTTTGGGCCTGCTTGTGGGCGAGATAGGTTTTGTCTCCGGCGTTTTAAGCCAGCACATGTACGCCATGGCGTCCCTCGCCAGCGTGCTCGGAATATTCACCTCGGCAACACTGGGCAGGACTATCAACCATTATCAATCAAAAGGGCTTAAAAGGGAGGCTTAG
- a CDS encoding proton-conducting transporter transmembrane domain-containing protein has product MIPLITAIPLLFAFTIVMLDTLRVKGAPIKAAFLLGAVLPAGVPLLRNGTEVVGGWSREAGIEVGIGEVNGPFIAGELILFTAVAIYSLSYFDFRDRKTAKALALFLLIHAGLLGAFISLDFFNFYIYMEIASVGAFALVAFSEEPGSRRAAFKYLIPSLLASYMFIFAVGLIYMETGYLNVDIVAEAAIPSRELSAALGIAFASLLLKAGIFPLHGWLPDAHSVAPTPASALLSGAVVKAPAYGMILLFSALPLGEAIKTVGMAIAAASIFFGIAMALLQRDAKRLLAYHTVSQMGYVLLGIASMNFTEAAYYAMAHSIFKGGLFLGIGSLGRKSRKLGEFGYRGAPVMAFSVLALSLAIGGVSPFIGAYAKGLISSGLSGNWSLVVPLGTVGTLVSFTKLNHYLLKGSPGKLRTAWKLSTSALAVAALGLGIYLGAKVKPADFIYLAVSAAIFLALRELGLFDREIKAKPAEVGREINVLTAVFVSVMLALLLLQRP; this is encoded by the coding sequence GTGATTCCCCTGATAACAGCTATTCCACTCCTCTTCGCCTTCACAATAGTGATGCTGGACACCCTAAGGGTGAAGGGAGCCCCCATAAAGGCCGCCTTTCTTCTCGGTGCCGTTCTCCCGGCCGGAGTCCCGCTCCTCCGGAACGGGACGGAGGTCGTCGGCGGCTGGAGCAGGGAGGCCGGGATAGAGGTCGGAATCGGCGAGGTCAACGGACCGTTTATAGCCGGTGAGCTCATACTCTTCACCGCAGTTGCCATCTACTCCCTCTCCTACTTCGACTTCAGGGACAGAAAGACGGCCAAGGCCCTCGCCCTGTTCCTGCTTATCCACGCGGGCCTGCTGGGGGCGTTCATCTCACTCGACTTCTTCAACTTCTACATCTACATGGAGATTGCCTCGGTTGGAGCATTCGCCCTGGTGGCGTTCTCCGAAGAGCCCGGCTCCAGAAGGGCGGCCTTCAAGTACCTCATTCCCTCGCTCCTCGCCTCGTACATGTTTATCTTCGCGGTGGGCTTGATATACATGGAAACCGGGTACCTGAACGTGGACATCGTTGCCGAAGCGGCCATTCCAAGCAGGGAGCTCAGCGCCGCCCTCGGGATAGCCTTCGCCTCGCTCCTCCTCAAGGCGGGCATCTTTCCCCTTCACGGCTGGCTTCCCGATGCACATTCCGTCGCCCCAACTCCGGCGAGTGCATTGCTGAGCGGAGCCGTGGTGAAAGCTCCCGCCTACGGGATGATACTCCTGTTCTCAGCCCTCCCCCTCGGGGAAGCCATCAAAACGGTTGGAATGGCGATAGCGGCGGCTTCAATTTTCTTCGGCATAGCGATGGCCCTTCTCCAGAGGGACGCAAAGCGCCTGCTCGCCTACCACACGGTCTCCCAGATGGGCTACGTGCTCCTTGGAATTGCGAGCATGAACTTTACGGAGGCGGCATACTACGCGATGGCCCACTCCATCTTCAAGGGCGGTCTCTTCCTGGGTATTGGAAGCCTCGGAAGGAAGAGCAGAAAACTCGGTGAGTTCGGCTACAGGGGCGCGCCGGTGATGGCGTTCTCGGTGCTTGCCCTGAGCCTCGCCATAGGAGGGGTTTCGCCTTTCATCGGGGCGTACGCCAAGGGCCTCATCTCCTCCGGCCTCTCAGGGAACTGGAGTCTGGTGGTTCCGCTCGGAACCGTCGGGACGCTCGTGTCATTCACCAAGCTTAACCACTATCTGCTGAAGGGAAGCCCCGGGAAACTCAGAACGGCATGGAAGCTCTCCACCTCGGCCCTCGCCGTTGCAGCTCTTGGCCTTGGCATTTACCTCGGTGCAAAGGTTAAACCAGCCGATTTTATATACCTGGCAGTATCTGCGGCAATTTTCCTCGCTCTCCGGGAGCTGGGACTCTTTGACAGGGAAATAAAGGCGAAACCGGCTGAAGTCGGGAGGGAAATAAACGTCCTGACGGCGGTCTTTGTGAGTGTTATGCTGGCGCTGCTCCTACTCCAGCGGCCTTAG